The Dioscorea cayenensis subsp. rotundata cultivar TDr96_F1 chromosome 7, TDr96_F1_v2_PseudoChromosome.rev07_lg8_w22 25.fasta, whole genome shotgun sequence genome includes a region encoding these proteins:
- the LOC120265595 gene encoding putative potassium transporter 8, with protein sequence MDPELAMTSSSSKKDSWKTVLLLAYQSLGVVYGDLSISPLYVFKSTFAEDITHSETNEEIFGVLSFVFWTLTLIPLFKYVFIVLRADDNGEGGTFALYSLICRHANVSLLPNKQVVDEELSTYILECPTETKNGSRVKTWLEKHKNLHTALLAVVMLGTCMVIGDGVLTPAISVFSAVSGLELSMSKDHREYAVVPITCFILVCLFALQHYGTHRVGFLFAPVVLAWLLCLSALGLYNIVHWNPRVYEALSPYYMFKFLKKTKKNGWMSLGGILLCITGSEAMFADLGHFSYTAIQIAFTSLVYPALILAYMGQAAYLSKHHKIYSTYQIGFYVSVPESVRWPVLVIAILASVVGSQAIISGTFSIINQSLSLGCFPRVKVIHTSDKIHGQIYIPEINWMLMVLCIAVAVGFRDTKHMGNASGLAVISVMLVTTCLTSLVMILCWHKPPLLALSFLLFFGSFEALYFSASLIKFREGAWLPILLALILMTVMFVWHYATIKKHEFDLHNKVSLDWLLALGESLGIARVPGIGLVYTDLISGVPANFSRFVTNLPAFHRILVFVCIKSVPVPFVPPAERYLLGRVGPPSHRSYRCIVRYGYRDVHQDVDSFESELLASLTEFIRLDAELGTHRSSGSSECLLTVVGRHTIDNINDIIEPVGVREGKRVRFAALEDERARDELEELNVARESGTAFILGHSHVRAKPESSVMKKLAIDVGYNFLKRNCRGADVVLRVPPASLLEVGMVYVL encoded by the exons ATGGATCCTGAGCTAGCGATGACTTCAAGTTCGTCAAAG AAAGATTCTTGGAAGACTGTTTTGCTTTTGGCATATCAGAGCCTGGGGGTTGTGTATGGAGACTTGAGTATCTCCCCTCTGTATGTTTTCAAGAGCACATTTGCTGAAGATATCACTCACTCTGAAACAAATGAAGAAATTTTTGGTGTTCTCTCATTTGTCTTTTGGACTCTCACACTCATCCCTCTGTTCAAATACGTCTTCATAGTTCTTAGAGCTGATGACAATGGCGAGG GTGGCACTTTTGCCCTTTACTCTTTAATTTGTAGGCATGCTAACGTCAGCCTCCTGCCAAATAAACAGGTGGTTGATGAAGAACTCTCTACTTACATACTGGAATGCCCTACAGAAACAAAGAATGGTTCGAGGGTCAAAACTTGGCTCGAGAAGCACAAGAACTTACATACAGCATTGCTAGCAGTGGTTATGCTTGGCACTTGCATGGTAATTGGTGATGGTGTTCTTACACCAGCCATATCAG TTTTCTCTGCAGTTTCGGGACTTGAGTTATCGATGTCCAAAGATCACCGTGAAT ATGCTGTTGTTCCAATCACCTGCTTTATATTAGTATGCTTGTTTGCACTACAACATTATGGCACTCATCGAGTTGGATTCTTGTTCGCACCGGTTGTTCTTGCTTGGCTGCTATGCCTTAGTGCACTTGGCTTATACAACATTGTTCATTGGAATCCACGTGTTTATGAAGCACTTTCTCCATATTACATGtttaagtttttgaagaagACCAAGAAGAACGGCTGGATGTCCTTGGGAGGAATTCTGCTGTGCATAACAg GCTCAGAGGCAATGTTTGCAGATCTTGGTCATTTCTCATACACTGCCATACAG ATTGCTTTCACCTCACTAGTATATCCAGCACTAATTTTAGCATACATGGGCCAAGCTGCCTACTTGTCCAAACATCACAAGATCTATTCAACATACCAGATTGGCTTTTACGTCTCAGTTCCAG AGAGTGTCCGATGGCCAGTGCTTGTAATAGCCATACTAGCATCAGTGGTCGGAAGCCAAGCTATTATCAGCGGCACATTCTCAATCATAAACCAAAGCCTATCTCTCGGTTGCTTTCCAAGAGTCAAAGTAATTCACACCTCTGATAAAATCCACGGCCAAATCTACATCCCTGAGATCAACTGGATGCTCATGGTCCTCTGCATTGCCGTCGCGGTCGGCTTCCGCGACACAAAACACATGGGCAATGCTTCAG GTCTAGCAGTGATCAGTGTGATGCTAGTAACAACATGCTTAACATCTCTAGTAATGATCCTCTGCTGGCACAAACCACCATTACTAGCATTATCATTCCTCCTTTTCTTCGGCTCATTCGAAGCACTATATTTCTCAGCATCTCTAATAAAATTCAGAGAAGGTGCATGGCTACCAATCCTTCTCGCTCTAATCCTTATGACAGTAATGTTCGTCTGGCACTACGCAACCATCAAGAAACACGAATTCGATCTCCACAACAAAGTATCACTGGACTGGCTTCTAGCACTCGGTGAGAGTCTCGGCATTGCTCGAGTCCCCGGCATTGGTCTCGTTTACACCGATCTCATCTCCGGCGTGCCAGCCAACTTCTCTCGCTTTGTCACCAACCTCCCAGCATTCCACCGCATCCTCGTCTTCGTCTGCATCAAATCCGTGCCAGTCCCATTCGTCCCACCGGCCGAGCGTTATCTACTCGGCCGTGTCGGCCCGCCTAGTCACCGGTCATACCGTTGCATTGTTCGTTACGGGTACCGTGACGTGCACCAAGATGTGGACTCATTTGAATCCGAATTGCTAGCTAGTTTAACCGAGTTCATCAGACTTGATGCAGAGCTGGGGACTCACAGGTCTAGTGGTTCCAGTGAGTGCTTGCTCACAGTGGTTGGAAGGCACACTATTGataatataaatgatattattgAGCCAGTTGGAGTTAGAGAAGGGAAGCGAGTTCGGTTTGCTGCTTTGGAGGATGAGCGTGCACGAGATGAGCTTGAAGAGTTGAACGTGGCACGTGAGTCAGGAACAGCGTTTATATTGGGTCACTCGCACGTGCGTGCAAAGCCAGAGTCATCAGTGATGAAGAAGTTGGCGATAGATGTTGGGTATAATTTTTTGAAGAGGAATTGTAGAGGCGCTGATGTGGTGTTGCGAGTGCCTCCGGCGTCGTTGTTGGAGGTTGGAATGGTGTATGTTTTgtga